Part of the Candidatus Diapherotrites archaeon genome is shown below.
ATGGCTTAAAGCAAACAATGAATCCTTCAGCTGCCCCAAAAACCAGGCAAACATTATTGCAAACCAGCAGAAATACTACTCTGAAATTACTGGAGGAGAAGAATTAAGCGGGGAAGTTCCCAGCGGAAGCATTGGATTAAGTGATTTCAGTGTGAGCGCAGCAACAATGTCTAATGGAATTCCAACCACAAACGCAATAGTGGAAGTGCAGAATAACACAGGAGCAATACAGGACGTGAACGCAATAATTTCAATTGCCAATCCTTCAATAAATTTCAGCCAGCAATGCAAGAAAGAAATTAACGGCATTCTCTCAGCAGGAACTGTATACGAAGGTGAAGAGGTTGAAGGAGTAGATGGAGCGAACTGCAATTTCGAGAACCTTCCTGTAAGCGACGAGAATTACACTGCAAAAGTGCAGTTGCAGTCAAATGCCCCAATGAATCCTTCAGCAGCAGAAATTAAATTCAAGATAAGGCAGTCAGAGAAAGTGGAAGAAGCAGGGTGCTGGTTTGGAGGAGGCAGCACTGTAAAGAAGGGAGGCTACTTTATTCCTGATATCTGGCTTAACAAGAATGGTTTACTTGGGGAGAGCGTTACACAGGAGACAATAAATTGGACTGAAGACATAAAGAACCTGGAAGACCTAAAGAAGATGACCCACTTCAATGCTTATTTGATCAAAGATGGGTTCAGCGAAGACTTCCAGAAAGACTTCCATGAATATTTTACTAAAACCAATTTCGCTGACACTCCCTCTTGGTACTATAATGACACATCTGATAATTTAGGGGCATATTTCCCTGACCCAAATCTTTTCAGTTATACAATAGAGGATTCAAGCGACTTAAAAGAATTGAATGAGCCTGGCCTGCATCAGGTGGACATAGAAATAAGCTTTAATGACGGGTGGAAGTTCTTTGACAGCCAAGGAAACCCTAATGGAGCAATAAATATTGCACTGCACAAAATAAAAGACGAAGAACCAAAATCTGCTTTCTATTACCTGCCCTTTGACGGAGAAATTGGATTAAAGGGAGACAATTACGATAGGCAAGGCTATGGAACAGCTTACAGTAACAACTTGATTGACATAGTGAATGAGCCTATAACGCAAATCCACACGCATTCTTCAGAGGGCTCAAATGCTTTAATGTCATTGGACATACAAAAGAATAATTCAATACAGCAATTGAATTCGGATTTAAGCCAGAGGGGAAATCTTTTAAGCATAAACAGTTTAAGCGGCAATTCAATGCAATTAACCTTCAGCCCCTCAATTGCAACCCCTGTCCTATTCAAGGCAACAGCAAAACAGACTTCACAGCTGAAGGCATTCTATAAATTATTATACCAGGAGAATGCAGCAGAAGCAGAGGACACACTAGGATTATGGGCTGGAGCAAGAAACCAGAAATGCCTTGACTTGGATGGAACCCCATTATATGTCTTAAGCAAGCCTGATTCCCGCGCAGGACAGGAGGACACAAGAATCGGGGTAAGCCTGAAGAATTATAAAGTGCAATGGGACACTGTAACAAAAGTTGGAAGCACATGGTATACTTCCCTCTTTTTCACTCCGCCCGGAGAAAATTATATTTTGAGCTCTACATCCCCATTGGACCAGATGAAGTTTTACACTCTTCAAAGCAAGGGAATACAGGTTTCATTGAATGGTGTGCCAGGGCTTTCATCTAACAGCGAGACATCAAAGATTAATTCGATTGCAAGGGCACTGCAGTTAGTTAAAGAAGGCAAGGCGTGCATTGCAGACAATGGCTTGGATGTAGATTTATGGTGGGATGAAAAGTCATTGTATGAAGCAAAGGGAAGCGACGGAAAAAGCATATGGGATTTAGAGCAAGGGCTTTCCCCTAACGCGCAAGGAGAATTCAGCTGCATTGGCGGTTCTTGATTCCTAAGCCATAAAATATTTATAGGGGAAGGGACTAATTTTAATTGCATTATGATTGAATTGATTTTGTTTGTATTATTCAGCTTCAACACAATAACAGAATTCTTGAGTGACATGAATTTAGTGCTGAAAGTTTTAGTATTAATAACTGTTGGAAGGTTTGTAATGGAGCATGTGGGAACAGGCCCATTGGGAATCATACTGATTGCAGGGGTGTTTATTTTCGTTTTCGGTGAATTATGGTGGCTTTTCGGGGGAGTGTATCTTCTTTATATGCTTTTGATGGCAGGCATAAGCGGTATAATAATTGACTTCATATTTGTTGGAGGAATGCATGGAGGCGGAGCAGAGATAACACCAGAAGATAACAGGGCAAGAGAGGCAGCCCATATAAGGCAGGAAGCAATGGAGACAGCAAAGCATGCTGCAAGAGGCATGGCCTACAAGATGACAAGAGGCAGGATAGGGCGCTAAAAAATTTTTTTTGGCACGGAAAGTGAAAAAAAAATGAATGAGAAAGGCAATTTGCTCATATTCGGGCTTCTTTTATTCCTTGTTGTGGCAATACTGCCAGCAATAGCAATGATGGTTTCGCCCATAGCCAAAATAATAATTCAGGTAATACTCTTTCTTTCAATTTACATGCTTGTGAGAAGCTATATGGGTTCAGGGGTCTTAACATTAATAGTTACAGGGGTAATGGGATATATTCTGGTCATAAAATACCCTGAATTCACTGCAGGCATATGGGTTCTCTCAATCATAGTAATGCTTGGGGCAGGTGGCGTCATAATCTGGGGGCTTTCACTCTTCAGGCGCTGAGAAAAGCTTTAAGTTATACATAAATTTATATATTATTTTCTACATAATTCCTTAATGTTTTTGCAGTTTTTAGGGCACCTACTTTCATTTGATTTAGTGTGGATTATCCAATTCATTTTCCTTAATCTGCACTGGGCCTTTCTTTTTATTCTGGCTGTTTTTGTTTTCTGGGAGAAAAATATTTTAATGTATTTTGTTTTGTTGGTTATATCAATATGGTCTCAAATATATTTTACTGATTCAATAGGTTGGGTTTGGGTTTCAGCAGCATTTCTAGCCGCCTTTGTACTCACAAGAATGTTTGTGGTAATTTTTGCTGCTTCAATCCCTTCTTTAGAAAAAAAACTCCCCCTAGTTTTTATCCTTCATTTTTGGGCCCTAATAATTGTAATGAATTTAATTTTATAACAGTGATTAAAAAATGTCTTTGTTGAAAAAAATTGTCAATTCAATTGCAATCTCTTTAATTGTGTTTTTTTCCCTTGTTTATCTTATGGAGGGGGGAATTCTTATTGCACCGCAGTTAATGGACTGGAAGGTTTTCCTTTCTATTTCAGCTTATGTTTTTACTGCGTTAATTTTGATTGAATAAAATCCAAAAAAATCAAGTATAAGGCAATTATTTAAATTCTGTTAACGCATTAAATTATTGTGTTGCTTTAATTGGAAGGGATTAGATGAACGGAATAATTTTGTCTTTGGAGGCGAATATCTGGATTGCAGTAAGCCTTTTCGTTTTAGTGTTCATTTACGCGTGGGCCAAAGAGCAATTAGGTTCTGCAAAGCTGGCAATAATTTTTGCTGCAATAATTGTATACCTTACATTCTTCCAGTACCCTGAGCTCGTATGGATTGGAGTAATACTGTTCTTGTTCGCAACATTCGGGAAAGAGCTCTTTGACAAGATACAGTTCTTCAAAAAATAGGTGGAAAAAATGGATTCATTTACCTTTCTTTTAGCAGTAATTTTCCTGATGATTTTAATCCAGGCAAACCAGCTGCTGATAGCAGTTGGGGCAGTACTTATACTGATTTTTGCAATGAGGTCTTTGAGCTCTACAGTATTAATCCTGGCAGCCTTCGGCCTTCTTTACTTTGCAAAAGACAACATAAAAGAACTGGCTCCAGTAATTTTATTGGCATTAATTATTCTCGCTCTCCTCTTGGGCTCTGGCTCAAAGCCCCAGCAGCCGGAATATTATGCCCCTGAAATGGAAGGAATGGGCGGAGGCTATGGAGGCTTACTGGAAGGAATAAGATGATTTCAAATTCAGAAAAAGAATTTGAAAGAGTTTCAAAGCAAAGCTTTGAAAATTTTCAAGCAAAGCTTGAAACATATTTAAATTTTAGGAGAATTTAAATGAAATTCATTGTAGCATTTCTTGCCTTAATGGCAGCAGGATTCATCTGCATCAGATTCTTGGGCTCGGAATTATTGGGCATAATGCTGATTGTGCTTGCGCTAATAATTGCTTTTGCAAAAATCCTTGGGGAAGGCTTTAGAACAGGAAAGAAGGTTGCAAAGGCCGCAACAAAAGACATGATGAAGGACATGGAGGCAGCAAAGCCCAAGCCCCCGAAAGGCGAATTTATAATCAAAATGGGAAAAGATGTTGCCTCAAAAATCCCTGACGCCATGCCAGAATTCGAGAAAGACTATTCCACAAAAAACCTTTCAGCAAAAATGAGCCAGGGCTCAAAGAACTTCTTTGATGCTTTGGGAAAACTGTTCAGGAAATAATTATTTCTTATTTCCTTTTCGTTAAAATTTCCCTTTGGGTTTCAAGCACCTTCTTCATTAACTGCTGGACTGAAGAAGTGAGGGCCTTTATTTCTGTGACATCTTCTTTGAGGGCCCTTAACTCTCTTTCGAATGCATCCATTTTAAGCAGGAAGTCTTCAACGTCAAAGCCTTCCTTTTGCATTGAAGAAATTTTTGCGTGAATTTCATCTAATTTCTCTGCGTGCTCGTCCAAGCGCAAGTGCGTTGAAGCATGAAGCAGGTCCTCCTCTTCATTCCTTTCATCCAAGTGCTCTTTTATTCTCTCTGAGGCCTTACGGGCTATTGAGTCTTTTTCCTCTTCATCTAATCCTGTTTCTTCTTCCTGACGGCCTTTGCTTCCGCCTTTCACTTGGGCGAAATAAGAATCTATTTCGCCTTCATTCAAGCCCAAATCCTTCAGGGCAGACCTGACAACAGAGACATCAATGCCTGAATCAAGCATTTTTTTTATTGTCTGGATTATTACCTCGGAATTAACCATTGCATTCACGCCAATGAAAAAGTATTTATAAGAATTCCTTATATTATATAAGGATTAAGATTTAAAAGCTTCAGCCTGAAATAAAATGATTTTAAGCTAAGCTTAAAATATTTAAATTTTTCATGAAAAATTTAAATGAATTGAAAGTGAATTGCATGAAATTCAAGCCAAGAAATGGCCCCTGGCAGGAAATATTCGAGGGAAGCATTCAGGACTTTGAGGTGAGCATTCATTCAAACCCGGACAACATAATCCTTGTGAGCGTCCTAGAAAAAAAGAAAGGAAAGATTGAGGGAACAATCCTTGAATTGTACAAGGTTTTTGCAGTAGAAGGGCAAATAGAAGACTTTACTGAAACCTTCCCGAAAGAAGCAATTGTATTAATAAAGCACGAAGCAAAAGAGTCATTGAAATATTTCCTTTTGAGCTCAGGGCCATCATATGTGAAGTACGAGGAAGAACAATTTCTGAGCGAAGTGGACAGGCTTTACAGCAAGCTCCAGAATTCCTCTGCATTAATTAAAGATATTTCAAGGGCATACGACATCCAATTAGAAGAATTAAGCAAAGCAGGAGAAAAATTCAAGACATCCTTTTTCTCTCTGCCCTTGCTTGCCCCAATGCTTTCCTCTGAACTCCTCGCAGGAAGAGAGCCAAGGTATGAAATGAAAGAAACAGGGAAGGTGGGAAAGGGGGAAATAATTTTAGGCGTAACAAAGGATGGAATTGCAGTGAAAGAGCCTTTGAGTGTTTTCATCAGAACAACGGTATTTGGTTCAACCCCGGAAGACAGAAAGCATGTAATTCACTTGATTGCGGAAGGCGGCCTCATAAGCAATGTTGCTGTAGTAATATTTGACTGGGACAACAGCTTTTCTGGATTGAACAAGCCTTCAAGCAAACTGAAGGAACTGCAGGAATTCAAGGTAAACTTTGAGCCAATAGGTTTTCCTGTTAGAGACTTCAAGAAAGAGGAATTAAAGGTTGACTTGAATCTGGTTAACCCCAAAGGCCTTTTGGAATTATTCGGCTTAATGGAGGGAGAGGAAACAAAATTCATAGGAAACCTTTTAAAGGAAAACAAGGTTGACTCAATGAATGAGTTAATTGAAATAGCAAAAAATTTGAGTGTGGATGAATCAAAGGTAACAGCAAAGTACAGGTCAATGAGAATACTCAAATTAATTGATGTAAGGTATCCAGGGCTCTTTGGCGGGGCAAACAGCATTGAGGAAATAGCAAAGAACTGGATTAAGGCAATAGGCCGAGCTGGAATAATCCACTTGGATAAATTTGACGAGAGGGCCTCATTAATTTTAGTCCATAATTTAATTAAGGGGGTATTGGGGCAGTATGAAGGAAACCCTAAGAGCAGGGTCAATGCAATGGTCTTAATGCCTGAAATGAAAAAAATGCTTCCAATAAAAAGCCCTAATATTCTTTCAAACGAGATAATTGAATTACTAGAGAAGTTTAAGGACGAAGGAGTATGCTATGCAATAAGCGCTGACAGGCCCATAGACTTAATGAAAGAGGTAATAGACCAGTCGGAAGCAGAAATATTCATTTTAAGCAGGGATGACGTTGGAGTGAAAATAGCAAACAGCAAGCAGTACAGGCTGAAGTTAAGGCCTGGGCTGAGCACCTGCGAAGAAAAATAATTGAAAATTATTTCTTTTTCTTTTTGTACTTTTTAGGTTTTTCAGGGGAAACACTTTTTCCTGCAACCAAATCCTTAACCTGCTGCAAGGTAGCGAACTCCAATGGATTGATTGCATCAATCACATACTTTAATTCCTTCAGTTCATCTGCCCTTGCAAAAGAGCCCTTCATTTTCTCCATTTGGTCCTTCAGTTCTGAAACAGAAGAAGAAAGGGAATTCACTCTTTCCTCCAATTCAGCCAGCTCAGAGCCAGAAACCGCAGGAGAAGCAGAAGGCTCGCCGGAAATCAAAGCTGAGGCTCCAGAAACACTAAAAGAAATCCTCTGCTCCAACTCCTTTATTTTTTTGTTCAGAATAATTAGATTCCTGCCTAAAATTTTCTCGTTCCTCACCAAATAATTCATTTTCTGGGATAAAAGAAGAATAGAAGAATTCAATGCCCTTACATCCCTTGCAATATCAGGGAGGGCATAACTCACTCCAGGGGCAGAAGGCATTCCCTGTGAAGTTTCTTCCTGCGTTTGAACCCGTTCATAATGTCTCGGCCTGTGAGGCAAAACACAACCACCTAATTAAAATAATTATTTGCCCTTAAAAATATATTGGTTTCCATGAAAAAGCAAAAGCAAAAAAAAGAAGAAAACGAAGGAAAAGCGAGAAAAACAGTTCAGGGAATACTGCTGGACTTAGATTCAATCCAGACAGTGGAAGAAAAAAGCGCTATAAGAATATTCCTGAAAACACAGAAAGGAATTGAAATATTAACAGAAAAAAAATTCAGGCCGTATTGCTATGTAATTTACTCAGGCGACAAAGAGAAATTAAAGGAAGCCCTCCTTGAAAGGGAATTCGGGGAACACAAAGCAAAAATAAGGGAAATAAGAGAAGTAAAAAAAGAAAATGAAGAAAAAGTGCTGCAATTATTCTTTGACAGCACAAGAGACCTGAGCACAGCAAGAACAGAGCTCCCTACAATTGATGGCGTTAAAGAAAAAAGGGAATATGACATCATTTTCACTAAACGCTTCCTGATAGACCACAACCTTGAGCCCTTGAACGGCCTGGAAATAGACTATATAGAAGAAGAAGGAAAAAAAATAATTGAATCAATAAAGAAAAAAGAGGAAGAAAGCATTGAATTGAATTCAGTGACATTAGACATTGAAACTTATTCAACGACAAAATTCAGCAGCCCAAAAACAGACCCTGTGCTAATTGCAGCACTCTCAACCCCGCATAAAACAATTCTTATAAGCACAAGAAAAGAATTAAAGAAAGAAGGCGTTGAAGTAAAAGAAACAGAAAAAGAATTAGTAGAAGGAATAGTGAAAGAAATAAAAGAAAAAAATTATGATGTTCTCATAACCTATAATGGCGACTCCTTTGACCTTCCTTACCTGAAAGAAAGGGCAAAAGTTTTAGGCACAAGATTTGCTATTGGAACAGACGGCTCTGAGCCATTGCTGAGAAGCCACGGGCAATATCATGCAGCAAAAACAAAAGGGATACAGCACTTTGACGCCTACCAGGTAATCAGAACAATAACAAAATTTGGAATAATAAGCCTTGTGAAGTACGATTTAGAATCAGTAATTGAAGCCCTCTTCGGTGAACCAAAAGAAAAACTCACAGCAAGAGAAATAGTGGAAATATGGGATATGGGAAAGAATTTGGGTGAATTGGCTGAATACAATAAAAGCGATGCGGTATCAACACAAAAAATTGCCTTACAATACATGCCTTTATATATTGAAATAGCAAAACTCACAAAAGAAACATTATATGAGGCAGGCAGGATTTCAGCAAGCGGAATGGTAGAAGACTTATTGATAGACAAAAGCTTCCACGAAAATAAGCTCATCCCAAACAGGCCAAAAGAAGAATTAACAAAAAAAAGGGCTGCACAGACATTCAAGGGAGGCTATGTAAAGTCACCAGAACCAGGCCTGCACGAAAACATTGTAGTATTAGACTTCAGGTCATTACACCCAAGCATCATGATTTCACACAATGTAAGCCCTGAAACACTAGACTGCAGCTGCTGTTATAAAAGCAAAAAAAATCTTAGCCCTTCAGGGCACTACTTCTGCGAGAAAAATAAAGGCTTTCTTCCAAGCGTCCAAGAAGAATTATTGAATAAGAGAATCAAGATAAAAGAAGAAATGAAGAAATTAAGCAAAAAGGATTCAAGATACAGCACCTATTATGCAAGGCAGTACGCGCTAAAAATCCTATTGAATTCTTTTTATGGATACTTGGGCTACCCGAGAAGCAGATGGTATTCCTTTGAAAGCGCCCAGTCTGTAACAGCATGGAGCAGGCATTATGTAAGGGAGATAGGCAGCAAAGCAGAAAAAGAGGAATTCAAGATCCTGTATATGGACACAGACTCAAATTTTTTGATTATACCTGAAGGAAAAACAAAAGAGGATGTAGAGAAGTTTGTGAAAAAAATCAATTCAGAGCTT
Proteins encoded:
- a CDS encoding DNA-directed DNA polymerase, which produces MKKQKQKKEENEGKARKTVQGILLDLDSIQTVEEKSAIRIFLKTQKGIEILTEKKFRPYCYVIYSGDKEKLKEALLEREFGEHKAKIREIREVKKENEEKVLQLFFDSTRDLSTARTELPTIDGVKEKREYDIIFTKRFLIDHNLEPLNGLEIDYIEEEGKKIIESIKKKEEESIELNSVTLDIETYSTTKFSSPKTDPVLIAALSTPHKTILISTRKELKKEGVEVKETEKELVEGIVKEIKEKNYDVLITYNGDSFDLPYLKERAKVLGTRFAIGTDGSEPLLRSHGQYHAAKTKGIQHFDAYQVIRTITKFGIISLVKYDLESVIEALFGEPKEKLTAREIVEIWDMGKNLGELAEYNKSDAVSTQKIALQYMPLYIEIAKLTKETLYEAGRISASGMVEDLLIDKSFHENKLIPNRPKEELTKKRAAQTFKGGYVKSPEPGLHENIVVLDFRSLHPSIMISHNVSPETLDCSCCYKSKKNLSPSGHYFCEKNKGFLPSVQEELLNKRIKIKEEMKKLSKKDSRYSTYYARQYALKILLNSFYGYLGYPRSRWYSFESAQSVTAWSRHYVREIGSKAEKEEFKILYMDTDSNFLIIPEGKTKEDVEKFVKKINSELPGVMEIEIDGFYKRGIFVTKKEGTAAAKKRYALIDYEGNLKIVGFEYVRRDWAPIAKNTQKKVIELVLKEGKPEKAIETVKEVIKQLKEGKTLKKDLVIYTQIKKSFSHYEAIGPHVAAAKKAFKKGKDVGIGSIIGFIVTKTGTSISDKAELEEFVKEGNYDADYYIEHQVIPAVIKIIQELGYSKEDLIHGGKQATLETFN